From Rutidosis leptorrhynchoides isolate AG116_Rl617_1_P2 chromosome 3, CSIRO_AGI_Rlap_v1, whole genome shotgun sequence, a single genomic window includes:
- the LOC139902356 gene encoding protein ALP1-like — MTSYLLSYDSDSEDERIIALIQHLEDDDDEVESDRVPRSRIYIPRNREEAGENLWKDYFSDTPVFPPYKFKRRFRMRIELFLRISQALRQLAYGTAADMFDEYLKMSEQTSILCLDNFCKCIITLYKERYMRSPNAYDVQRLYSKHEEKHGFKGMLGSIDCMHWEWKNCPVALKGQYTRGDHKKPTIMLEAVASYDLWIWHAFFGMAGSNNDINVLNQSYVFDKLKKGTSPLAPFEVNGNQYTKGYYLADGIYPDWATLVKGFACPTDDPRIKFTRFQASARKDVERAFGVLQGRFHILRLAARTMSVNKMRRVMDCCIILHNMILEDQEFMLSDCEEEFITEDMENRPERIPNRGRDQDVIIREIRDRTVHDQLTDDLVEHIWNLSSAFRTMNG; from the exons ATGACATCGTATTTACTTAGTTACGATTCCGATTCAGAAGACGAGCGTATTATTGCACTAATTCAACATttagaagatgatgatgacgaaGTCGAATCCGACCGTGTTCCAAGATCAcgaatttatattccaagaaatCGTGAAGAAGCTGGAGAAAACTTATGGAAGGATTATTTTAGTGACACACCCGTGTTTCCGCCATATAAATTTAAAAGGCGTTTTCGTATGCGAATTGAACTATTTCTCCGAATATCGCAAG CTCTACGCCAATTGGCGTATGGAACTGCCGCCGATATGTTTGATGAATATTTAAAAATGAGTGAGCAAACCTCAATACTTTGTTTAGATAACTTTTGTAAATGTATTATTACATTATACAAAGAACGTTACATGAGATCTCCCAATGCATACGATGTTCAACGTTTATATAGTAAGCATGAAGAGAAACATGGTTTTAAGGGTATGCTCGggagtattgattgtatgcattgggagtgGAAGAATTGTCCCGTTGCTTTGAAGGGACAATACACTAGGGGTGACCACAAGAAACCTACCATTATGCTTGAAGCAGTTGCTTCGTATGACTTGTGGATTTGGCATGCATTTTTTGGAATGGCGGGTTCCAACAATGATATAAATGTTTTGAATCAATCCTATGTTTTTGATAAACTTAAAAAGGGAACATCTCCACTAGCACCATTTGAGGTAAACGGTAATCAGTACACAAAAGGCTATTACTTAGCTGACGGTATATATCCTGACTGGGCTACTCTAGTCAAAGGTTTTGCGTGTCCGACAGATGATCCAAGGATTAAGTTTACTAGGTTTCAAGCTAGTGCCCGAAAGGATGTAGAGAGGGCATTTGGGGTTCTTCAAGGTCGATTTCATATTTTAAGGTTAGCAGCACGCACTATGTCGGTAAACAAGATGCGGAGAGTTATGGACTGTTGTATCATATTACATAATATGATTTTGGAGGATCAAGAATTTATGTTAAGTGATTGTGAGGAAGAGTTCATTACCGAAGATATGGAGAATCGTCCGGAACGGATACCGAATAGAGGACGGGATCAAGACGTTATTATCCGAGAAATAAGAGATAGGACGGTGCACGACCAACTAACCGATGATCTAGTTGAGCATATTTGGAACCTTTCGTCCGCATTCCGCACCATGAATGGTTAa